DNA from Rosa rugosa chromosome 6, drRosRugo1.1, whole genome shotgun sequence:
ttatgtccaagagacatcattgggggatgcctcaatgtcagaacctatccctgagaacgtagagatctctgttaattacactagtgtacatgggacgtgggaaagaaactccgtcatcattgatgatgtattcgcgtattcagtggcgcgtgagattattgagaccgatgacatcgaaccacgctccattgatgaatgccaacgtagagctgattggccaacgtggaaagatgcgatccaggcagaacttgattctctagcgaaaagaaaggtattcggaccagttgtgccaataccgcccaacaccaaaccagttggtcacaaatgggtattcgttagaaagcgtaatgagaaaaacgagattgtaaggtacaaagctcgccttgtggcgcaaggtttctcacaacgccctggaatcgactaggaggagacctattctcccgtaatggacgtcataacgttccgctaccttgtcagtttggtagtttccgaaaaactgaacatgcagcttatggatgtggttactgcgtatctatatggggatctagatacagagatatacatgaagattccagatggaattcagttacccaaatcaagtggctctaaaccacggagcgcgtttgctataaggttgaaatgctcactgttaatgctttgatccgtggggatctaattaacgataagtaaagagagggaaagagagtgacacaagcgaagtatagtggttcacctcccgccttagcgggagactacgtccacttgaaagcttaactagtgtgtgtcgagccttgcggcctaacatgattacaaagtgtgttgtaatgggatgaatggtgtttaagtgggaggagagttcctcttataagtgaaggaagccatctcctttacttgttcttcgatgtgggacaagcaaccatacaattctagctagttcaagaagcatgtagaaagccatgtttgtggaggcatcttggcaagggcgggaaggtggcttcccggtggcggatttgagacttccggataccgtcgcgtagcctgaacatagggctacacgatgcatgtctcggttgggccttgccatgtcttgtggatgtcccaaagtgggtgttacttatgcttggtgagatagcaaatactccatattgttggaggtatgtacactcactatatggattgaaacaatccggacggatgtggtataaccgtctaagtgactacttgattggaaagggatatgtcaacaatgaactatgcccatgtgtgttcataaagaggacaagttccggatttgcaatagtagcggtttatgtcgatgacatgaacataattggcacccttaaagagttaagggaaaccgctgaacacttgaaatccgagtttgagatgaaagatcttgggaaaacacggttttgcctcggtttagaacttgagcaccgtagagatggtatcctgattcatcaatcagcttatacccaaaagatgcttaggcgtttcaacactgacaagattaagacttcaagcaccccaatggtcgtccgtagtcttaatccaaggaaggatcaatttcgtccaaaagatgacgatgaagaaatgctagaggcagaagtgccctacctaagtgcaataggcgcattattgtacttaacacaatgCATAAGACCgaatatctcattcgctgtgaacttgcaagctagatatagctctgcgcctacaagacgtcattggactggtgttaaagatatctttcgatacctaagtggtacgactgatatgggcttgttccatccctacagagagaagatggattcggacccatcaagtgccaggaacaccacacatggtggatttcgttccctctccccatcccaagacgatataagtgttttggaaggttttgctgatgctgggtacctctctgacccacataaaggtcgttcccaaactggctatgttttcaccatgggaaagaccgcgatatcttggaggtctacaaagcagaccttagtcgctacctcttcgaatcatgcagagattattgcttttcacgaagctgttcgtgaatgtatatggcttcgatccatagttacgcatattcgaagcaattgtggtttgaagtctaccacagatgagccaacgagcatttatgaggataatgctgcttgcattgaacaaatgaagcaaggctacatcaaaggcgacaacaccaagcatatatcgcccaaattcttctacaatcagcaacaacagaagctcctcaagatcaaagtgaaccaggttcgatctgaggacaatgaggcagacttgtttactaagtcattgcccaaatccacgttcgagaaacatgtggcaagaattggcttgcggaaattatctgaactcccatgatcgtagtcatcagggggaggcgcagacatcagggggagatgtctacatgttcacctcgaaacgtgaagggtgtgttgtgctctttttccccttcgaccgaggttatttttgtcccactgggtttttgttactcggcaaggtttttaacgaggcaacgagagaagcatcgcgtttggacaacacaagggggagtgtttaaggatatctctatttgtgtttggcccaaactctaggttacttgacctagtggtaatagggtttaattagaagaatctagaaattatctttccttgtatgattgagactctatgcattgtaatcctctatataaagaggcccatgTTATCAATGAATACACGCATCGAATttttctcaatttcagtttctctacaacagcaATTAAGTATTTTCCCCATATTATATACGTGACATATTTTACTATGTATTTCAGTGTTGCAACTACGAGTGATAAAGAAATCTTAGCCACATGTATTAACTTTAAAATATGAAATTATAACATCTTTTTTTGTTCagtccagtaccatttggtttAGTTACATAAATATTCCCTTTATAAGTGGGAGGTATCGAGTTCGACTCATTGTTGGATATCAGGATATGAGttgtttgtttgattaaaaaaaaaaaaaaatttcttttctctggTCCATGTCTATCTGAAATtataaaatatttatatatattttttttgtgattAATAAGGTCAACCATTTTATTTTAGCTCACGGTCTTTCAACAACTAGTTGTTCCGTAACATGACTCCTTTATGTACATATTACAAGGAGTCCGTAGAGGGCCCACCAGCGATACCCCAAGATTCTCCCAATCCAACTCGTTCACCTGGACAAAAGCCACAAAACCAACGGCCCTGATCGACTCTTGCGAGATATTCTTATTCCTCTGGAGTGCCCTCTCACAGAAAAAAATCTAGGGACGCGTACTTTGCCAGTTTCCAAAGTCTAACGACCGACTGCCACCATCACACGTGGCAACCCCTAACGGAATACGTTTCTCACTTGCGTGGGGCCCAATCTTCTCCAACTGCGCCCCAGCCCACCTTATTTTCACAGCtccacctcttcttcttcatcttccctcttcttcctccctcttctctctctaatCTAACCAAACCAGgtcccccccccctctcttcTCTATCTATCCAATTTTTTCTTATGAATTTCTGGCtggattttattttttaaattcgCTGATTATAATTGATATTCACAGGCGGAAATTATAGAGGAAGATCTGATGTACTTGCTGGTGGATCTCAACTACACCAAAGATCATGATGGCCCTTGAACAAACAggttcgatttttttttttttttttcaatttctaaatttttttttggtttcctttACGAAATTATTCGGTTCCAATTCTCAGTGATTTGTGCAATTTTGATTTGGATGGCCAATTGTGTTGTTGCAAGTGATTTTCTTTTCCGTTTTATTGGTTTTTGAGTGTTTGGGAACAGTGACGTGAGCTTGATTAGGTGTAATGGCTTCTGTGTTTCTTTGATAGATGAATGTGGTTGCGTAGTCGGTGGGGCAATGCGAGATTTTGATTGTAGTGTGGAGTTGAGATGCGAAAAGGTTGTAAGAGGTTTTCAATCAGAATCATAGAACACTGAACTTTTAAATCGAAAAATAGAAGAAACATTCCTTGGCCTGTTTATATTGACTGAAATTCTGATTACACTGGGTTAGCAGCAGCGTAAAAGTAACCGATGCTACCTTGGCTCGGTATGCTGCAAATTAGGGTTGTCGATCTAACCTGGAGAAACATGGCCTTAACTGTTTTCATTTATGAATAAAGGTGTTTTAGATGGTATCATGAAATCATATCAGAAATCTCACAAACTAGAGCCATGTCACTGATATTAGAATTTCCAAGCCAGgtttttttttacttatttttcatttgtggtcttctttttcttgagattgaagtaataaagttcctctgttcttgaaaaataaagaaaatagtaGCAGAAACTGCGGATAGCATTTGAACTTTAGTGTGTTTACCCTTCCGATACTGCTTTACTAAGTTCGTTAATCAATTAAGACCCTTTTCTAAAATCCTCAACTAGGCACAGCGTTGGATATAATAATTAGTAAAATATTGGAGCCCTAGATAGCCTGAGAGATTGGCCTGCAAATCCAATACACAACTGAGCATAACCTCCGAAATACCAAACCCCATTTGTGTTTaatcttcttcctttttctgtCTCTTGTTTTTGTCTCTGGGGTAAGGGACAAACTGCAATATAGAGAATCCTTGGAATGTAGTCCCTGGAGGAGTCCCACTTCTAATCCTCAATAATTGTCTCTCCTATAGATTGCTTTTTGCTCAAATGATAATATATTGGTGAAGcaaggtggagatggaggtggtgaCTTATTATATATAAAGTTTTTGTATTCCTAGTCTTGCATTATTTTTCGGCCATACATCAACATCCTTTCTTAGGTAGGGCCGGGGATTACTTTTTGGTTGAATTAGCCGACCTCTCCTTACGCCGTTGATGAAGTCATACTATTGCAAGGACTTTTTGCAAGAGCACTGAACATTTCAATCTCTAACTTATGAAGTGCCACTGCTATGCAGGCTCTGTTTTGGTCAATTTATGCTAATATTTGGTATCTACCCAGGCCTTCAAGGACTGTAATAGCAATATAAATTTTTTCCAACTTTGGTTCAGTGGTTTCCCTTTAGTTCTGTTTTAGCTCCTTTAAGTGAAAAAAAGGAAAGTGTTTAAAAAGATATCCTTATAGCTAATGTTGCTTGTTATCCTTATAGCTAATGTTGCTTGTTACTTTTGGGGAGGGGTAAGGGTAAGCATCCTTTGTGTAGCTGCTGTACTATTAAATATAAAACAGTACAGAAAAGCAAGTGATTGCACATTGAATTTTaaatctttgttttctttataaAATCCAAGAACTCCAATTATAGATTTAGAGAAACCTTGGAATATAGTGTCCTAAGGCATCCCACTCCCAATATGATCACTGCAATGGATTGTCTTCTTCCCTCCCCTCAGGTGTGAGCACCCTTCACCATGTAGCTCTCTACTACTGATTAAAAAGATTATAAATGAAATTTGCAAAATGATGtctaatctttcttttctttcattattgttattgtttttttctcttttgagaAATGGCTGGAATTACAATTTAGAAACCTTGGAAAGTAGTTCCTTGAGGAGTCCTTTTAAAACCGTAATATAATCACTCCTATAGATtgctttcttctcttctcttccctCAGGTAtccttttcaattttttctcttttgtttccCTGAGTCTGTAGAGCAGCCAAGCTCCTATGAGGCTACGACAAACCAATACCTTCTGCAGCAGTGCACGGGACCTGCATCCACTACCCAACTAGGCATAACACTGAGTCTAgcaaatattttcagaaaaggaAGGCCTACATATCCAGAGAGATGGATTTGTTTTAgtctttatattttcttttctctaaatttcttttgtttttgttttttttttttgaaaaattctTTTGTGTTTTTAAGATTTAGTAAGTTGGTATGTTGGTAAGTTGATGGAACATTGAGAAAACCTACTTTTCCTCTGAATATTATGAGCTCGTTCTTCATCAGGGTATCAGTTTAAGTTCATGCCAATTTCTAAGGTAGCACTACGTTTTACGATTTCCACTTAAAATAAAAAGTACAAAGGGAGTTCAGGCAGTGATATACTGTTTTCTATGTTCTAATTGAGGATATGGTCCTTGACAGAGTGCATCTAAAGAATAGGTTTCGTATAGTCTGATCCCAACAGATGGGATATTGTGTTGTGACCATATGAACACCTGGTTTCTCTTCTTTGGGACACCCGGGAGTTGGTTTTTTGTTGGAGTTGTATATTGTCTCACTCATACTTTTTGTCTGTGCAATGCTTCATGTTCATCTGTGCTTTTCATTTTTTGTCACTGGAAACGCATAATATTCATTTGTATTTATTGTTTGATAGAAAATGATCTCTCATGGTTATGTCGGTCATGGACTAGCCAATGATTTGTTCTCATTACCTTTCTTTCCTGGTGCAGAAAATATGCAAAGGAACTGTGAGGCTTCCTTAAAATGCCTCCACAGTAAGGGATTCCCTTACAACCTACAATGTAATGGAAATCCCATAGAAGGATTTCCAGAGCATAAAGATGAACTTAGTAACCATCCAGGTGGGGATAATTCTGAGTCTGACCGTCCATTAGGCAGCGAATTTCTGGAACCCCCAACTGAATGTCACAACAAACCTACCTACCATCATGATTTTGGGTACTGGTCAGCCTTTCATTTTGATTCTCAAAAGTTGCAACAGTGCCAGATGAATGCTTTTGAGAGCCAATTTTATCAGCTTCCTGTCGACAATCGATTTCATTATGTTCCATTCAATGTGTTTGCTCAAAGCTACCCGAACGAGTTCCAGTTCCAAGATTTTCAGTATTTTGTGGTAATAGACTTTGAGGCTACATGTGATAAGGATAGAAATCCCCATCCTCAAGAGATAATTGAGTTTCCATCTGTGATAGTGAGTAGCGTGACTGGCCAATTGGAAGCATGTTTTCAAACTTATGTGCGGCCGACCTGCAATCATCTGCTGAGTGATTTCTGCAAGGATCTGACAGGCATACAGCAAATTCAGGTTTGTTCTACTTGGCTTACATGATTTACTTACCACTAGGACTGAAATGCTGTGCAGACTGATTTGTGGCTGTATTTATTGATTGCTTCACTAATTGATATTGTCCACACTGCTAAGAAATGATATGCATGTTTCTTGCCATTGGGGTATTCTGGTAAAAGAACTTAATGGTTCATTGTCTTGGCTCAGTAATATATTGCCTGTTATCAGAAGATGGAATGTTGGTTGAGTATGTTATGTATTTCGACCAGTAAGTCGTATTCTTAATAATAGTTTCCTCTTTGTTGGGATAGTTACTCTTCCTGTTTCTTAGCTTACTATTGTGCGAAATGCTCAAGATTGATGCCTCTGTTGCACATATTGTATGCTACTGGTGCTCATTGACTTTTCTAATTGATGAATCTTTTCATGCCAATTTGTTTGTTATATTTCGTTCTTTTGGTATCTATTTCCTGCGGATGATAAATTGATTATCACTTTGAATCGATTGGTCCCTTCCTCGGTTGAAATAGGCATTGAGAATATATGGTCGTTCTCGTTGTGGCTGCATGGCGGATTTGATGCAATTATGCTTGAAGATGTCCCGACTTAGTGAGGAGTCAACAGCAGCGGGAAAGTAGGCTTTAATTTCTTTGCTTATCTTTTTGTGGCGTACCCTGGAAAATAGTTGGAAAAAGTTGTCTGTAAGATACTGAAGGGGTCTGAAAGTGAGTACTGGCGAGGAAGGATGTGGAGAATTGCTAGGAGTGTAGAAAACTTGATGGGCCATCTTGTATCAACTGGATATCTTTTCTCTAAGGTGCTATAAAATTAGATttcaatgataaaaaaaaattcaatttagaAATAAGTGGTCTGTTTTATAGTAGCTTTACGCTAAATGATCCCAAAATTGGATTTTAACTTGACAACCAAACCCACTAAAAAGTTCACTTTTGTTCAGAAGTGATGTTATATCAGAAAATGACATGATAAACAGCCTCTAAGAAGGATTGTGTCTTTGTGTTCCCTTATTCTGTCTTAACTGTAATTTTTTATTCAATTGATGAGTTCAGAAGCAAAGCTGCCTTTTCTTCCAGTTTGAGTCAACTCTTAATTACCTTAGTGGTAGTCATACTCAGCTTAACTTAATGGGATCAAGAGAGACCAAGTCTTCATTCATAGAATCCATCCCAAGTGCTTGTTCAATTGAAAGTTTGATTTTCTTGAAACTTTTTATTTTCAAATGACATCCACACTGTACAGAACTATTCATTTTTGAAAAACCCCGCAACTGAGGTGTATTAGTATACAAGTCTTTGGTTGCAATGCGATGTTCCAGATTTTGAAGTCTTCTGGACATGTTGACAAAAGTACTATAGAAAGTATTGTAATTCAGGATCACTCCTCTAGACCTACTTCAATTTGTACTTGTTGAAACGCTGATTTGTGTATATTGGAACCTTATTTTGATTCTTGGATTACTCTTTTTGGTCCATAATTGCTTTGGTTACAACACTTTTTGACCACTGTTTTTTGTAAtatgtttgtttgattttaacttcacCAAACCAACTAAAGAGAGTGTAAACTTTGGCATAAGGTTCCTATAATTGGGATTCAAACAGGAAAGTCTCCACAAGTGGGTGTTTGGTTGTGCGCATCTAACCCACAAAGGCAGGAGTCTCACACACTGGGCCCACCAAGAAACCATCATTTTTTATGTCTTATAAGGAACCTGTAGGATCTGTTGGTTGATACTTGCCCTAATGTTTAGCTTTCCTCGACTCTATTGAGCTGTGGGTTTTCATTCTTGTCTTAAATGTTAAGAATGTTTTATTGATTGCTTTGACTAAGACATGTTGAGCTTTCCTGCCATGCTTTTCATGCATTTACAATGGTTTGACGAGAAAATGGATTAGGTGATGTCCTGGATGAGATTGGAATAGTTCTCATGTATTTGATTTGTAGGAGAAACACAAAATCTTTATTAGACTGTTGAGAAAATAAACACGTATTGGGTACTTAGATCGTGTGGAATTAAGACCTGTGGAAGTAAACGCGTTTTCACATTTTCAGCATTCAAGGTTGTAATGGCTATTTCATATTGCTGttagtttattattttttcgcATTGAGCATTATAGGTTGTGTGCAGTTAAGGCCCTGGAAGTAAACACATTTTCGAATTTTTAGCATTCACGGTTGCAATGGTGAAAGTTGAATTCTTGTGTTGACAGCATGCTCTTAGTAAACTAAACtgtggtttttttttcctttctctttaGTGTGAACCTTTGAATTTATTTTGATGTATTGGGCTTTGGCAGGTGGACAGAGGAGTAACTCTGAGTGAGGCCCTTCTTAGGCATGATAAATGGCTTGAGAAGAAGGGGATAAAGAACACCAACTTTGCTGTTGTTACATGGTCAAACTGGGACTGTCGGGTCATGTTGGAATCTGAGTGTCGATTCAAGAAAATTCGAAAGCCTCCTTATTTTAACCGGTAAGAAATGTGGATGAGAGTAATTATTGATCATTTTAGCCATTCACGAGATAAATAAATGTCTTTTTTATGTGACGTATATATGGAAAATATTGTAGCTATTTGTTCAAATATTTTTCTCTTGATTCTCGATAGATGGATCAACTTGAAGGTGCCTTTCCGTGAGGTTTTCGGTGGCATGAGGTGCAATCTGAAGGAGGCAGTTCAAATGGCAGGCTTAGCATGGCAGGGACGGGCTCACTGTGGCCTGGATGATGCCAAAAACACTGCTCGCCTACTTTCTGTCCTCATGCGTAGGGGTTTCAAATTTGCCATAACAAATTCATTGTTGTGGCAGACTGCTGATCGTCCTCTAACATTGAAGCAGTCCCCAGAACACCTGTCACCGCCTCATCACACTCTGAAACTGAAGGATATGAGTATTCCTGTATGCCAGTATCATCACCCATTCTGTTTCTGTGGGGTGAAGAGCAGCAGAGGAATGGTCAGGAAGCCAGGGCCAAAACAGGGGAGCGTCTTCTTTGGCTGTGGGAACTGGACTGCCACTAGAGGTGCCCGCTGCCATTACTTTGAATGGGCGTCCGCGTAACTCAAGAAAGATATTTCGTGATCGTATGGTACCCTAAGCGTCTTATGAAATTCTTCtgtagaaaaaaagaaaaaagtctaaaaaaagagagaaaaggatGGAAGTAGGGGTTGTCTCCTTGTGGAAGCAAGTATGGTTTTAGCTGCTTGGTGAGGTATCTGTTTCACACAGAATAGATATAAATAGTTGGCTCAATGGTAACATATTGTCTGCCAAATATTTAAGTAGCTTCAACCTGTAAAGCTGACTTGAGGTTGACTGGAGAACAATTTGGGTGTGAGAGAATTGGGTAGTTAGGATGGTGCTTATTATGCATGTTGCTCCTAAGGCATGCTAAGGTACCTTAAATAAACTATGAAATAGGGACACCTGGTTTTCGTAATGAAGTTTCTAATGGGAAATCAGTGGAGTTTGATTTGCCCAGTATGCTATTCTTAACTTGTTACTGCTTTTAAATGGGCATACCTGTTCTGTGTACTTACCTTTCTTTGTGGCATTTAAAAGTGGGATATGATATCGGGGGAAAAACaaatagaaatagaaaaaagaaaaagaaaaaaggttttttctttgcttttttttttttttttttttttcacaaaataTTTTTTTCGTATAACCGAGATAACTGATGACCAGGGTCCAGGAATTTGCCTTTTCTATTGATTTCTATGGATTGGATCAAAAACAATTCTTGAATATAGTTGTCTCAATGTATTCTAACAACCAATTGGTTTAGACTATGGTTTTGCCTAAACCTTTTCCATGCTTGTTCATCCCCTTTGGTCCTTTAATATAAAATGTACCCAAACTTTTGTAATATCTTCTGATTCATCTCATGCCATGCCGTGGATTCATCAACGTCTGTCTTAGTTCCATCATCTTGGATAGTTCTGGTCACGTACTCGCTACTCAACTCAATATATTTTTTAGTCAGTACTCAGTTGTGCTCTATAATTGTTGGATCAAAATTTAATGAAGTGTGAATATTTTAAATTGTGAATGATTTTTTTACATTTAAACATGAAATCAATCAAATGGATGAACAAGAGTACTGTTGATTATCAATATGACGATTAAGGCGAAATTACCCTCATTCATGTGAAGCCAGCTTGAAGGAAGATTTGGATCGGCTCATTTTGACATAGCTTATGTTTTACAAAAACATgtttaatttataaattaaataataaaaagtgtttggtaaaattaaataaaataacttATTTTAAAAGTTAT
Protein-coding regions in this window:
- the LOC133714568 gene encoding uncharacterized protein LOC133714568, whose translation is MMALEQTENMQRNCEASLKCLHSKGFPYNLQCNGNPIEGFPEHKDELSNHPGGDNSESDRPLGSEFLEPPTECHNKPTYHHDFGYWSAFHFDSQKLQQCQMNAFESQFYQLPVDNRFHYVPFNVFAQSYPNEFQFQDFQYFVVIDFEATCDKDRNPHPQEIIEFPSVIVSSVTGQLEACFQTYVRPTCNHLLSDFCKDLTGIQQIQVDRGVTLSEALLRHDKWLEKKGIKNTNFAVVTWSNWDCRVMLESECRFKKIRKPPYFNRWINLKVPFREVFGGMRCNLKEAVQMAGLAWQGRAHCGLDDAKNTARLLSVLMRRGFKFAITNSLLWQTADRPLTLKQSPEHLSPPHHTLKLKDMSIPVCQYHHPFCFCGVKSSRGMVRKPGPKQGSVFFGCGNWTATRGARCHYFEWASA